TAAACCGCAAAACGCTTACTAGCACAAGCGTTGGTTACACAGTGCGACCCGGTAGCTTTAGAAGTTAGGTTACTGGAATCCGCTCTAGTTCCGAGCTGCTCCCACCTGCCACACTCAGTGGACGGGCAGAAGGGTCTCAGGGGAGGTCTGGAACGCTGGCTTAGAACTGCAGCAGGAAGTTCCTTTGCGGGGGGTAAAGTTGGCGGCACTTTTAAGCCTCCAGAGTGACATACCAACTCTTGGCGAGAAGACAGACGCTGCCGCATGGCCAGCAAGGGAACCAGTTCCCGGGACATGTCCCTGCTCGAAGCCTGGGCCCCACAAATCTGCCGTGAACCTTCCAGCCCTGGACCCCAGGCCTGGGACGCGGGAGCCCGTCATCATACCGCAACCCCCACAATCACCTCCCCGTTCCCTCTCCACGTGACAAGAGCCGGAACCGTCACTTCCGGCGGCGGGGCAGCGCGCCTGCGCGGGGTGCCCAGCCTCAGTGAGCGGTTGGCAGGAGCGCCGCTCCGCCAACGGCCGTGAGGGGGGTGGCGCGGGTGCTGCTCCGGCGGCGGAGCCGCGGGATGAGGTCCTGAGGGTGTGCGGCGGGAGAGAGCCCAGCCCACTTCCCGAAGGGGCCGTAGCCACGCCCCCTCCGACTCCCTCCCTCGCGCCCTCCTCCCGACTCGCGCTCCCTGCACTTAGCCCGGGCGGCGAGGGCGCCAGGGGCACTCGCGGAGGCGGTGCGTCGCCCCCGCCCTCGGCCCCGCCCActcgcgccccgccccgccctcgCCCTCCCCATCGCCCTCTGCGGGAGCTGGGCAGCTGCTGCGGAGCCGCGGAGCGGGCGGCGGGGCAGGGGCTGTGCGCTCGGGACGCGCGGCATGTGAGGCTCGTCGGGCCGCAGCGCGCACGGACGACTCAGACCGGCGAGGGGCGGCGACCCCTCGCGGACGCTCGGCCGCGCGCGGGCCCGGGGACTCGCCCGCTCGCTCGCCCTTGCGCGCGCCCTGCGCCCTCCAGCGCGCTGGTGGGACCATGAAGAAGTTCTCTCGAATGCCCAAGTcggagggcggcggcggcggcggagcggcAGTCGGCGCGGCCGGCGCCGGGACCGGCTGCGGCTCCGGCAGCTCGTCCGTGGGGGTCCGGGTGTTCGCAGTCGGCCGCTACCAGGTCACCCTGGAGGAGTCGCTGGCCGAAGGTACGGGCGTCGGGGGAGGCTCGGGTGGCAGGTGAGGGCGCGCTGGGGTGTGGCTGTGCCTTCTGTTGGTCCTCGCCCGCTTGTGCCCTCGCCCTCCTGGCTCACTCATCTTCTCCTGCCTTCTCTGCTGGGCCAGCTGGGGCTCTTTTTAAAGAGTAGCTGTAAGCTGGCTTTTCTCGCCGCTCGCAGCTCTGGCCAGTGCACAGTTCTCGTCCTACGAGTTTCAGTCATTTTCAGTCGACGggaggaaataaatagaaagcgTCGTCTTAACAAGTGATGTGGTGTCATGATTGGACTAGTGAATCATTAGAGGGTCAAAGCGAGCAGGATTGAGACTCTGCTTTGCCAGCTGTGGCTCAGGAGGGTGTCCTGCGTTGGCCTCTTCATCTGAGTCTCACCCGCGCCGCAGGGCACAGGACCTTGCAGCCCTTCTGGTCCTCTCTGGGTCTACTCCTGCTCAGTTATCAgttgaaaaataatatatttctgtGCATGCACGTGTGCTTGTGTTGGAGGTGATACTTTGCCCCATATTCAGTTAGGAGGTTGCAAACTTGAAGtccatttatctttgttttttagaATCTTCGCTGTCAGACAAGGTGCTATTTATACCCTTCCAGTATATCTCTTTGATCGTACTTTAAAAGGTGACATGAAAGCAGGTTAACTCGCAAAGTTTTGTCCTTCGTTCTTCAAAGCCTATCAGGCTATTTTAACATTTTCAGGTCTGCTCACAAAAATGCTTACTccgttaaaaagaaaaaagatccagCACTTTAGTTTGTGTTTCTTGTATCATTGGCCTGTAGAAAATACTTTCTCTTGTTTATTGCATGCTTCACTGATTTTTGAGTTTTTAATTGCAGAATATTACAAAATAAGTAGTTAAACAATTCATAAGGAATAATTGTGGATAAGTGGCCCCTTTAAGTTACAAGGTTAAGAGAAAATAGAGTAGCTTTGGTTCTCTAAGAATCAGTTGATGTGGTTTGAAGATAGTGAACTGAGATTTCACTTGtgttttttgaaattatgtaaaCAATAGAAAATTAGTGCAAAAGTCTGAAGGTTTTTGTCTATAAAATATTATCAGGAAGAAATAATTGAATTATTCAGGAATGTATGTCATTGTTTTGCAAGCTGTTGCTCCTACTAATGAACCTAGTTTAACCCTGTAGAGGTGAGAGGAGGATCCTTAGCTTCTCAAAAAATGAGTAAATCGTGGCCTATATAGACAGATTTATTGTGCTGTAAGATTTCCTAGCTTTTCCTTATACTTGAATTTCAAGTGTTAGGTTAGATTGAGTTATAGATTTTAAGAAGACGTGGCTATTAACTCCAATGCTGTACTTCTGTGTTTTAATATTGTAGTGACTACTTGAAGTGGCTTGAGTAGTAGTATACTCCTTCATTGCACTAAATCCCATATTGGTCTTTTATTTAATAGAGAAGAAACACTGACATGTCATCAAACTAGACTGGCTTTGTAGTGTCTATCACTGCTCTAAGCATATCCTATCATTACCTGAAACCAgtaattttcaataaaaaataagtaattttagaaaatgaaaataaaaatgaagaatgtcAAAAGGGGAGTGCGCTCTCcacacaaaaagttaaaaaaaattttttttcaagcacTAATGTCACTGTTAGAGTGTTCCACTGGCTTTTGCCATACGTGTCATTTCTCTtggaaaaatatgtaataaagtaCTCGGAGGAAGCAAGGGTTGAAGAAATCCTTAGGAGAAGATGGAACTTTCCCACCCAATACCCTAGCTTCTGTTTAACTTTCCCTGGAGGGCAGGCTCAGGCCTACACTTTCTTgtcttgtttatttcttctcgtCAGCCCACACACAATTAAAATGATCGATATTCGGTTTACTTTTTTGATCCTGATCAtttattctaatttcctctcTCCATTCCAACTAAGTAATGACTCAATTTTTAGCTCTTTTAacgtttaaaaaatgtttaagctGTTTAAGCACAAGTCCAGTTCGCATTCAAGAATTGATCATTCAGTAATGAACAGTTTATTCAAATACATGATTAGGGCGAATATTTGTAAAAAGGCATTAGAGTTTAGATTACCTGAATTGGGGAGAGAGACACCATTGGGTGGGAAAGGGGTAGGAAGACAGACCAAAAAAATAACCTGGGAGATTTTACATTTTTTGCTTTGGGTTGGTGTTGTGTAAACAGGGCCAAGACCCTGTAGATGCTATTTTTGCCATGCTACTGCAAACAGGCAGTTTGTTCAGAATGACCTCTTCAGTGTCTTTCTTTGAGCCTTTAATAAATCTGGCTCTTCTCTCTCACtgtttcgtgtgtgtgtgtgtgtgtgtgtgtgtgtgtgtgtttttaaattctcattattcacaatagttacATTCTATAAAGTCAGtgaattagcaaatactgaacCATTGCTCCTCAGGAAAATACAGGGTTAGCGTACCGCAAGCCTCTGTTCACAACATTTTGTCAACTAATCAATttataaccttgttttatgtgtgtttctgtttaaagacacctttttaaatgtatattgttGATTCGTTAATGTTGAGCTGGTTGCCAACAGCGCTGTAAATCATGTCTAAATGAAACTTACCTAATACACATACTCTCACAGCCTTCTTGCACTTAGGAACACCAGACAACACTTTGGCACTATGCATGGGGCCATTTTAAACATGAAATCACcaataaaaagcataaaaatgagaaaaacatgaTACTAAATAGACCTTGAAAAGAATGCTTGTTTTCAGTGTGAGAGCTGAAGTGAAGGCAGAGCATAACCTTGTTGACTCCAACTGGCCTACTCAAAATTTTCACCTCCATGGGTATATCTCAAATGACTGTGAATGTGCTGTTGTATTGATTTTGGGGTATTTTATTGATTATGgggatataaatttattttagcaAGTAGGTGTATTTACAAATGTGGAATCCCTAAATATGAGGATCaactatattatgtatatatttatgcatatgtgtattatattgtatgtatataatatacatgcacatacaagTTTATATACTTAAACAGATTTTCAGGGGTATACTTATGTTCTATGTTATAACTAAAGTATTGGAGTAGTTCCCTGTCTGAAACATTATGTGCTTTTTCTCATAATCTTTTATAGGTAAGTACACATATGTCTGAAAATGTTGACGACTTGTATATTTTTAGTTCCTGTTCATAGGTTACAGGAATGATATCATAGTGagacattttcctgatttttctcaaaaattgTTAGTTTTAGGAGTACAGGCTAACCAAATTCAACTTTGGGCTATAGAAATGAGGTAGGGCCATATGTAAATTTTAGCTTGAAACTGTGTCAAATTGTCGAGTAGGTATCATTCAGTGTAACCTTCCGAGTTTTTATTAAAACATAGGACAAGCTTTTTGATCATATGCCTCCATAGGCCTTTAGTGCTAGTGAAAGTAATTTAATATTGATTGACAATGGGAAGAAGTTGGTTCTTATGGTTCTTAAGTAGAACCATAGacattttttttatgtctttggtACAAAGTGGTCTTAAATGGGAGGGTTGTAGAGACTGGGACACTGTCTATTAATTGTTGAGATAATCTAATCATGAGATTATGGATAGGCTGGATAGgatggtattttaaaaatgattgggGTGGGTAAGACTTCCTAACTTGGGCTTAGAGTTTGTTGACACTGTCAGTACAGGTAATTGGAGGTCAGGAATTTCTATAGAGTTCTGTGAAAGTAGCTAAATAGCTCTCTCAGAGTTAATTGCTTAGATTGAGGTAGTGAATTTAGGCTAGTGTTACTAACCAATTCTCATTGCTAATTTTACAGGAAGGTGGTAAAATTGATTTTGCAATATAAATGTTGGATTTAAGCATGGTATCTCATTTGCAGAAATCATCTGTGGCTACCCTGTAACTTACAAGTTAGAGTTCTCTAGAGGGAACAAAGAGCAGAAAGAGAGGAGGATTTAGCAAATAATTGACAATTGTTACTACTTCATAACTATTAAATGCCttttgtgtgccaggctctgtattAGGTGCTGTTTATACACTGGAGAATAAAGCAGGTATTTCTTTGGCCTTGGAGGACTTCAGTCTAGCATGGAAAATAAATGTTAAGCAAACAAAAATCAAGTTAATAACAATTTTGGTAATGGTCATGAGAAGAAAGTACAGGGTTTTATGAGAGAATAACTGATTCAGTTTATATTGGAAGATTACCTTTTTTGATATTTTAGGGAAAAATCTGAATGATGAGAAAGGTTAGGTAAAGGTCAGGTATGTGAAGATGGGGGTTATGTGGAGAGTGAAGGCATGAAGAGAGAAGTCTCTGTGAAGAAGAGTTTCAGGAACTGAACCATGTCCAGTGCTGAAGACTATAGTGAATGAATCACACAGAAGAAGGACCCTAGGTGATGGTTGGAGAGGTGACCAGGATCCTGATCTTTGTGTGTCATGTTGAggattttagattttgtttgaaaaTGCAAAGGGAAGGTACTGGAGGATTTAAATTAGGGCAGTGACATGCTTTGATTTGTGTTTTCTCAAGAGCATAGTGATTGTTGTATAGAGACTGGCTGAGAAGTATATAAATTAGGTGGTTAGTTAAGATGGTCGCAGTGGAGATGTTACTATGCTTGAATGGGAATACCTGGTAGATTGGATGGGGGGAGGGTGTTGTAAGAATGACTTGCTTATGCAACTCCGGGTGGAGGTACCATTTACTGATATGGGGAAGAGTAGAGAAGGATCAGATTTTTTGGAGTGGGGTTATGGGGAGGTTATTTACTTGTTCCAGATATGTTTAGTTGAGATATCTGGAGGGAAATAAATGTCAAGTGGGAAGTGGAGTATATGGTCTGGTA
This sequence is a window from Manis pentadactyla isolate mManPen7 chromosome 5, mManPen7.hap1, whole genome shotgun sequence. Protein-coding genes within it:
- the LOC130683962 gene encoding elastin-like; amino-acid sequence: MVPPARWRAQGARKGERAVVRARCGPTSLTCRASRAHSPCPAARSAAPQQLPSSRRGRWGGRGRGGARVGGAEGGGDAPPPRVPLAPSPPGLSAGSASREEGAREGVGGGVATAPSGSGLGSLPPHTLRTSSRGSAAGAAPAPPPSRPLAERRSCQPLTEAGHPAQARCPAAGSDGSGSCHVERERGGDCGGCGMMTGSRVPGLGSRAGRFTADLWGPGFEQGHVPGTGSLAGHAAASVFSPRVGMSLWRLKSAANFTPRKGTSCCSSKPAFQTSPETLLPVH